A region of Faecalibacterium taiwanense DNA encodes the following proteins:
- a CDS encoding UDP-N-acetylmuramoyl-L-alanyl-D-glutamate--2,6-diaminopimelate ligase: MKLEQLLEGVPFTLAQGSLDTEISDIIYDSRKAAPGLLFVCIVGTQRDSHEFAADCAAKGVSALVIQHDIDLSALPGVTVVKVESSRYAMALMSANLFGNPSRQMTMIGVTGTKGKTTTTHMIKSVLEAAGRKVGMIGTNGIYYMGRHKETANTTPESYELQKTFREFLDAGCDTALMEVSSQGLMMDRVAGVHYNVGVFTNLSPDHIGPGEHKTFEEYRSWKGQLFKRCDVGVVNIDDENTEALLEGHTCRLVTYGRAEQADYRETGFELLRTHDFLGVKFHVTGKDEMDVKVNMPGEFSVYNALAALAVGKVLGLPDQAIHDGLGKCVVKGRVELVPISKKFTILLDYAHNEVSTESLLTTLRAYKPHRLVVVFGCGGNRSKLRRYGMGEICAKMADLSILTEDNNRFEKVEDILADIRVGMNKGNPDAKFVEIPDRLDALHYAVDHAQEGDLIAVIGKGHETYRDREGVKTPFLERELLEEYAQQIGLE, translated from the coding sequence ATGAAACTGGAACAGTTACTGGAAGGCGTGCCCTTTACCCTTGCGCAGGGCAGCCTGGACACCGAGATCTCGGATATCATCTACGACAGCCGCAAGGCGGCACCGGGCCTTTTGTTCGTGTGCATCGTGGGCACCCAGCGTGACAGCCATGAGTTTGCCGCCGACTGCGCGGCAAAGGGTGTCAGCGCACTGGTCATCCAGCACGACATCGACCTTTCTGCCCTGCCGGGCGTGACCGTGGTCAAGGTGGAAAGCAGCCGCTATGCCATGGCGCTGATGAGCGCGAACCTCTTCGGCAACCCGTCCCGCCAGATGACCATGATCGGTGTGACCGGCACCAAGGGCAAGACCACTACCACCCACATGATCAAGAGCGTGCTGGAAGCTGCAGGCCGCAAGGTGGGCATGATCGGCACCAACGGCATTTATTATATGGGCCGCCACAAGGAAACTGCCAACACCACCCCGGAAAGTTACGAGCTGCAAAAGACCTTCCGGGAGTTTCTGGATGCAGGCTGCGACACCGCGCTGATGGAAGTTTCCAGCCAGGGCTTGATGATGGACCGCGTGGCCGGTGTGCACTACAATGTGGGCGTGTTCACCAACCTTTCGCCGGATCACATCGGCCCCGGCGAGCACAAGACCTTTGAGGAGTACCGCAGCTGGAAGGGCCAGCTGTTCAAGCGCTGCGACGTGGGCGTGGTGAACATTGACGATGAGAATACCGAAGCACTTCTGGAAGGCCACACCTGCCGCCTTGTCACCTATGGCCGCGCTGAGCAGGCGGACTACCGCGAGACCGGCTTTGAACTGCTGCGCACCCACGATTTTCTGGGCGTGAAGTTCCATGTGACCGGCAAGGACGAGATGGATGTGAAGGTGAACATGCCCGGTGAGTTCAGCGTGTACAACGCGCTGGCAGCTCTGGCGGTGGGCAAGGTGCTGGGCCTGCCGGATCAGGCCATCCACGACGGCCTTGGCAAGTGCGTGGTCAAGGGCCGCGTGGAGCTGGTGCCCATCAGCAAAAAGTTTACCATCCTGCTGGACTATGCCCACAACGAGGTGTCCACCGAAAGCCTGCTCACCACTCTGCGGGCCTACAAGCCCCACCGTCTGGTGGTGGTGTTCGGCTGCGGCGGCAACCGCTCCAAGCTGCGCCGCTACGGCATGGGCGAGATCTGCGCCAAGATGGCGGATCTCTCCATCCTTACCGAGGACAACAACCGCTTTGAAAAGGTGGAGGACATCCTTGCTGATATCCGCGTGGGCATGAACAAGGGCAACCCGGACGCAAAGTTTGTGGAAATCCCCGACCGTCTGGATGCACTGCACTACGCAGTGGATCACGCGCAGGAGGGCGACCTGATCGCCGTCATTGGCAAGGGCCACGAGACCTACCGTGACCGCGAGGGTGTCAAGACTCCGTTCCTGGAGCGGGAGCTGCTGGAAGAGTACGCACAGCAGATCGGGCTGGAATAA
- a CDS encoding heavy metal translocating P-type ATPase: MKCTILHEGKGRMRVHVENVRMTLHRADVLEAYLNHKDAIVHAAVYERTGDVVITYTGKRTAAIAILAGYKFDVAEYDALVTSTDSRRLNREYQDKMFDLVAGRCLRKLFLPAPLDAAYTAFRSIRFLWKGVRCVLSRRLEVEVLDALSIGVSLLRGDFGTAGSVMFLLNLGSLLEEWTRKKSLDDLARSMALNVDKVWVRSQGTEVLVPLTKVRSGDEVVVRSGNMIPLDGTVLEGEAMVNQAALTGESMPVRKAEGSTLYAGTVVEEGECVFIAKAEGGSNRYDKIVAMIEESEKLKSSTESRALALADKLVPWCLGATVVTYLLTRNATRAISCLMVDFSCALKLSMPLAVLSAMRECGSYHITVKGGKYLEALSKADTIVFDKTGTLTRATPQVVEVVPFSGCNEREVLQLAACLEEHFPHSMANAVVRAAKERGISHEEMHSEVEYIVAHGIASRVGGQRVVIGSHHFVFEDEKCTIPTAEQQKFDALKPAYSHLYMAASGQLVGVICISDPLRPEAAAVLNGLRALGIRNTVMMTGDSERTAAAIAKQVGVDRFFAEVLPEDKANFVQQAKAEGHTVVMIGDGINDSPALSAADIGIAINSGAAIAREIADVTIKADSLEELVALKAIANSLQKRVHANYRFVLTFNSALIALGALGILQPASSAMLHNLSTIGISLKSMTNLLPENKAPQLKA; this comes from the coding sequence ATGAAATGTACCATTCTGCATGAAGGCAAAGGCCGGATGCGCGTGCATGTGGAAAACGTCCGCATGACTTTGCACCGTGCCGATGTGCTGGAAGCATATCTGAACCACAAAGATGCCATCGTCCATGCCGCCGTTTACGAGCGCACCGGCGATGTGGTCATTACCTATACCGGCAAGCGCACCGCCGCCATTGCCATTCTGGCAGGCTACAAGTTCGATGTGGCCGAGTATGACGCTCTGGTCACCTCTACCGACAGCCGCAGGCTGAACCGGGAATATCAGGATAAAATGTTCGATCTGGTGGCAGGCCGCTGCCTGCGCAAGCTGTTCCTGCCCGCGCCCCTTGACGCTGCCTACACGGCATTCCGCTCCATCCGCTTTCTCTGGAAGGGTGTGCGCTGCGTGCTGAGCCGCAGGCTGGAAGTGGAGGTGCTGGACGCTTTGTCCATCGGCGTCTCGCTGCTGCGCGGCGACTTTGGCACCGCCGGTTCTGTCATGTTCCTGCTGAACCTGGGTTCTCTGCTGGAAGAGTGGACCCGCAAGAAGAGTCTGGACGATCTGGCCCGCAGCATGGCCCTGAACGTGGACAAGGTGTGGGTGCGCAGCCAAGGCACCGAAGTGCTGGTGCCTCTGACCAAAGTACGCTCCGGCGATGAGGTGGTCGTGCGCAGCGGCAACATGATCCCGCTGGACGGCACCGTTCTGGAAGGCGAAGCCATGGTGAATCAGGCTGCTTTGACCGGCGAGTCCATGCCGGTGCGCAAGGCAGAGGGCTCCACCCTCTATGCCGGCACCGTTGTGGAGGAGGGCGAGTGTGTCTTTATCGCCAAGGCCGAGGGCGGTTCCAACCGCTACGATAAGATCGTGGCCATGATCGAGGAATCCGAAAAGCTCAAGTCCAGCACCGAGAGCCGTGCGCTGGCTCTGGCCGACAAGCTGGTGCCCTGGTGTCTGGGCGCAACGGTGGTCACCTATCTGCTCACCCGCAACGCCACCCGCGCCATCTCCTGCCTGATGGTGGATTTCTCCTGCGCGCTCAAGCTCTCCATGCCGCTGGCCGTGCTTTCCGCCATGCGCGAGTGCGGCAGCTACCACATCACCGTCAAGGGCGGCAAGTATCTGGAAGCCCTGTCCAAGGCCGACACTATCGTGTTCGACAAGACCGGCACCCTCACCCGTGCCACCCCGCAGGTAGTGGAGGTCGTGCCCTTCTCCGGCTGCAACGAGCGCGAAGTTCTGCAGCTGGCCGCATGTCTGGAAGAGCACTTCCCCCATTCCATGGCCAACGCCGTGGTGCGTGCCGCCAAGGAACGCGGCATTTCCCATGAGGAGATGCACTCCGAGGTGGAGTACATCGTGGCCCACGGCATTGCAAGCCGCGTGGGCGGCCAGCGCGTGGTCATTGGCAGTCACCACTTCGTCTTTGAGGATGAAAAGTGTACCATCCCCACAGCCGAGCAGCAGAAGTTCGATGCCCTCAAGCCCGCGTATTCGCACCTGTACATGGCTGCCAGCGGGCAGCTGGTGGGCGTGATCTGCATTTCCGACCCGCTGCGCCCGGAAGCCGCCGCTGTGCTGAACGGCCTGCGTGCGCTGGGCATCCGGAACACCGTCATGATGACCGGCGACAGCGAACGCACCGCTGCCGCCATTGCAAAGCAGGTGGGCGTGGACCGCTTCTTTGCCGAGGTGCTGCCCGAGGACAAGGCAAACTTCGTCCAGCAGGCCAAGGCCGAGGGCCACACCGTGGTGATGATCGGTGACGGCATCAACGACTCCCCCGCCCTGTCCGCTGCCGACATTGGCATTGCCATCAACTCCGGTGCTGCCATCGCCCGCGAGATTGCAGACGTGACCATCAAAGCCGACAGTCTGGAGGAGCTGGTGGCCCTCAAGGCCATCGCCAACTCTCTGCAAAAGCGCGTGCACGCAAACTACCGCTTCGTGCTCACCTTCAACTCGGCCCTCATCGCGCTGGGTGCTCTGGGCATCCTGCAGCCGGCCTCCTCTGCCATGCTGCACAATCTCTCCACCATCGGCATCAGCCTGAAGAGCATGACCAATCTCCTGCCGGAGAACAAGGCTCCGCAGCTGAAAGCATAA
- a CDS encoding DUF6110 family protein, producing the protein MDIKKIALFAAGTLFGSAGFKLLSSKDAKKVYTQTTAAVLRMKDSTMETVSKVQEQAGDILADAKAINEARAVEAEAAVIEDAAEETTEETAEETAE; encoded by the coding sequence ATGGATATCAAGAAGATCGCACTGTTCGCCGCCGGTACTCTGTTCGGTTCTGCCGGTTTCAAGCTGCTGTCCAGCAAGGACGCCAAGAAGGTCTACACCCAGACCACTGCTGCCGTGCTGCGCATGAAGGACTCCACCATGGAGACCGTCAGCAAAGTTCAGGAGCAGGCCGGTGACATTCTGGCCGATGCAAAGGCCATCAACGAGGCTCGTGCTGTTGAGGCCGAGGCTGCTGTGATCGAGGATGCCGCCGAGGAGACCACCGAAGAGACCGCTGAAGAGACCGCTGAGTAA
- a CDS encoding FtsQ-type POTRA domain-containing protein — MQQYRNNRNNGNIYDLRKDLQHTPPPSQQKGSSGSADGRYGFNGEPLSFAPDRTANGTVRRTRTDNSIEFPSQPRRTEQSGTRRTSGQNRNRTAQRSRTAQPEQRASGTARKPQQRRSQGQKPRKTAAQAAQQRYKNQRLRPAQQQPRDPVQREKRKKRRLTRAALKRRRMLRRLMAFVTLLAVIAAGVYLTMTMLFKIGTIQVQTADGTVVQEVGGYSSSQILQALGVQTEENIFSFDPAAKEAELEKQFPLLESIRVVRDYPNTVVVQVTEAVPTYAMQTKSGWLTLSDQFKILACESAQPEELKTLYGGEPVSVTPGDQLTFAAQADPAASDASGSAAASAAVQTDDRLDALNELQAKLEEYGMLDDVTRMEFADTDQMAFLYQDRVSVLLGTRNDLDYKLDRARYVLTNADGKGCAPTDTGRLDFSHVSAGSTRKIYFAQGQPTLPSGYVVPEKTVPEEPDTSAAEDTAADGAEDAAAAQPADDTAAAAEETPLTDPARMTANNEENPM, encoded by the coding sequence ATGCAGCAATACCGCAATAACAGAAACAACGGCAATATCTACGACCTGCGGAAAGACCTGCAGCATACTCCGCCGCCTTCACAACAAAAAGGATCTTCCGGCAGTGCGGACGGGCGCTATGGCTTCAACGGGGAACCGCTGAGCTTTGCGCCGGACCGCACCGCCAATGGTACGGTGCGCCGCACCCGTACCGATAACAGCATCGAGTTCCCTTCGCAGCCGCGCCGCACCGAACAGAGCGGCACCCGGCGCACCAGCGGCCAGAACCGGAACCGTACCGCGCAGCGAAGCCGCACGGCCCAGCCGGAACAGCGTGCATCCGGCACGGCCCGCAAGCCGCAGCAGCGCCGTTCACAGGGACAGAAGCCGCGCAAGACAGCGGCTCAGGCAGCGCAGCAGCGCTACAAAAACCAGCGTCTGCGCCCGGCACAACAGCAGCCACGCGACCCGGTACAGCGGGAAAAACGCAAGAAGCGCCGCCTAACCCGCGCTGCACTGAAGCGGCGGCGGATGCTGCGGCGGCTGATGGCCTTTGTGACCCTGCTGGCCGTGATCGCCGCCGGTGTTTACCTGACCATGACCATGCTGTTTAAGATCGGCACCATTCAGGTGCAGACGGCGGACGGCACCGTGGTGCAGGAGGTGGGCGGCTATTCCAGCAGCCAGATCCTGCAGGCACTGGGTGTGCAGACCGAAGAGAACATTTTCAGCTTTGACCCTGCCGCCAAGGAAGCGGAACTGGAAAAGCAGTTCCCGCTGCTGGAATCCATCAGGGTGGTTCGGGATTACCCCAACACGGTGGTGGTGCAGGTGACCGAGGCGGTGCCTACCTATGCCATGCAGACGAAGAGCGGCTGGCTGACCCTCTCGGATCAGTTCAAGATCCTGGCCTGCGAGTCTGCCCAGCCGGAAGAACTCAAGACTCTATACGGCGGCGAGCCGGTGTCGGTGACACCCGGCGACCAGCTGACCTTTGCAGCGCAGGCAGACCCGGCGGCATCGGATGCATCCGGTTCGGCAGCAGCTTCGGCAGCGGTGCAGACGGACGACCGTCTGGATGCGCTGAATGAGCTGCAGGCAAAGCTGGAAGAGTATGGGATGCTGGACGATGTGACCCGCATGGAATTTGCGGACACCGACCAGATGGCATTTTTGTATCAGGATCGTGTCAGTGTGCTTCTGGGTACACGGAACGATCTGGATTATAAGCTGGACCGCGCACGCTATGTGCTGACCAATGCCGACGGCAAGGGTTGTGCCCCTACCGACACCGGCAGACTGGATTTCAGCCATGTCAGCGCGGGCAGCACCCGTAAAATTTACTTTGCACAGGGCCAGCCGACCCTGCCCTCCGGTTATGTTGTGCCGGAAAAGACCGTGCCGGAAGAGCCTGACACCTCTGCTGCCGAGGATACTGCGGCAGACGGTGCAGAGGATGCCGCTGCGGCCCAGCCTGCGGACGATACGGCGGCAGCTGCGGAAGAAACACCGCTGACCGACCCCGCCCGCATGACCGCAAATAACGAAGAAAACCCCATGTGA
- a CDS encoding FtsW/RodA/SpoVE family cell cycle protein: MAATRRQHKNQKESAWVPPLQRDPGPWNRLLLNWLATLAIIMVFGLVMLYSASYTTGYLRMGDSLHYIKQQAICMAIGIGCMVVMSYVDHRFLRWASKPLYWVVLAMLAVTLTFAPLNGCRRWIRLGGLTLQTSEVAKFEMILLSSHLAASAPQIGRFSPSLREKIKPKDWLFIRIVRQLIVPVLPLVPVVVLLFLEPHMSGILLTTAIVGTILMLTGCGGVLTWCGAAAAALLLKPALTLVESIGYLQDRLNTWSDDLEALNDQTKQSLYAIGSGGLKGLGLGNSVEKQLWLPESTNDFIFSVVCEELGFIGAVLIIVLFILLIAQGLMIAYKAENQFCTMVGIGIMAQIAWQVFCNIAVVTNTIPNTGISLPFFSSGGTSLILLLAEMGVMVNIGRNGERAAQQRAAAHAQRQAAKAQRDAELKDRTINLDDARRARNEL; encoded by the coding sequence ATGGCAGCCACCCGCAGACAACATAAAAACCAAAAAGAAAGTGCATGGGTGCCGCCGCTGCAGCGGGACCCGGGACCATGGAACCGGCTGCTGCTCAACTGGCTGGCAACGCTGGCCATTATCATGGTGTTCGGCCTTGTAATGCTGTACAGCGCAAGCTACACCACCGGCTACCTGCGCATGGGCGACAGCCTGCACTACATCAAGCAGCAGGCTATCTGCATGGCCATTGGCATTGGCTGTATGGTAGTCATGAGCTATGTGGATCACCGCTTCCTGCGCTGGGCGAGCAAGCCGCTGTACTGGGTGGTGCTGGCCATGCTGGCCGTCACGCTGACCTTTGCACCGCTGAACGGCTGCCGCCGCTGGATCCGTCTGGGCGGACTGACTCTGCAAACCTCTGAGGTGGCAAAGTTTGAGATGATCCTGCTCTCGTCCCATCTGGCGGCAAGTGCGCCGCAGATCGGCCGGTTCAGCCCGTCGCTGAGAGAAAAGATCAAACCAAAGGATTGGCTGTTCATCCGCATCGTAAGGCAGCTGATCGTGCCGGTGCTGCCGCTGGTGCCGGTGGTGGTGCTGCTGTTTTTAGAGCCGCACATGTCCGGCATCCTGCTGACCACCGCCATCGTGGGCACCATCCTTATGCTGACCGGCTGCGGCGGTGTATTGACATGGTGCGGGGCCGCAGCGGCGGCTCTGCTGCTGAAACCGGCCCTGACGCTGGTGGAATCCATTGGCTATCTGCAGGACCGCCTGAACACATGGTCCGATGATCTGGAAGCGCTGAACGACCAGACCAAGCAGAGCTTGTACGCCATCGGCTCCGGCGGACTGAAGGGCCTTGGCCTTGGCAACAGCGTGGAAAAGCAGCTCTGGCTGCCGGAAAGCACCAACGACTTCATCTTCAGTGTGGTGTGCGAAGAGTTGGGCTTCATCGGTGCGGTGCTCATCATCGTGCTGTTCATACTGCTCATAGCGCAGGGCCTGATGATCGCCTATAAGGCCGAGAACCAGTTCTGCACCATGGTGGGGATTGGCATTATGGCGCAGATCGCCTGGCAGGTGTTCTGCAACATCGCCGTGGTCACCAACACCATCCCGAATACCGGCATCAGCCTTCCGTTTTTCTCGTCCGGCGGCACCAGTCTGATCTTGCTGCTGGCAGAAATGGGCGTGATGGTGAACATTGGGCGCAACGGAGAGCGGGCGGCGCAGCAGAGGGCGGCGGCCCACGCACAGCGGCAGGCTGCAAAGGCTCAGCGTGATGCGGAGCTGAAGGACCGTACCATCAATCTGGACGATGCCCGCCGTGCACGCAATGAACTGTAA
- the murG gene encoding undecaprenyldiphospho-muramoylpentapeptide beta-N-acetylglucosaminyltransferase yields MRVLIAAGGTAGHINPALAIAGAIKKADPSAEIHFAGRKEGMEYRLVGQAGYPFHHIEITGFQRRLSLNNIKRNIVTLWNLALSGPKAKAIMKEVKPDLVIGCGGYVSGPVVRCAAKMGIHTAIHEQNAFPGVTNKLLAPDVDLVFAAVPAAVEKLGAPDKTIVVGNPVRPEVFTKAKDRDAIRAELGAGDRTVILSFGGSLGARRVNEVVADLCAWEQHEKKPVLHLHATGQYGVQLFKDLEKEKNFAEGDGLVVKEYINNMPELLAAADLVISRAGALTLAELEAVGRAAVLIPSPNVAENHQYFNAMELQKADAAVVIEEKDLTGEKLVSTVSDMLAQPGKLAEMGKNARSLSVDDSLDRIADALMKLVQK; encoded by the coding sequence ATGCGAGTTCTGATCGCTGCCGGCGGCACTGCCGGCCATATCAACCCGGCACTTGCCATTGCAGGTGCTATCAAAAAGGCAGACCCTTCTGCCGAGATCCACTTTGCCGGCCGCAAGGAGGGCATGGAGTATCGTCTGGTAGGACAGGCGGGCTATCCCTTCCACCATATCGAGATCACCGGTTTCCAGCGCAGGCTGTCGCTGAACAACATCAAGCGCAACATCGTTACGCTGTGGAATCTGGCCCTCTCTGGCCCCAAGGCAAAGGCCATTATGAAGGAGGTCAAACCTGATCTTGTGATCGGCTGCGGCGGCTATGTGTCCGGTCCGGTGGTGCGCTGTGCCGCCAAAATGGGCATCCACACCGCCATTCATGAGCAGAACGCATTCCCCGGCGTGACCAACAAGCTGCTGGCACCGGATGTGGATCTCGTGTTTGCCGCCGTGCCTGCTGCTGTGGAAAAGCTGGGCGCACCTGATAAGACCATCGTGGTGGGCAATCCGGTGCGCCCGGAGGTGTTCACCAAGGCAAAGGACCGCGATGCCATCCGCGCTGAGCTGGGCGCGGGCGACCGCACGGTGATCCTTTCCTTCGGCGGCAGCCTTGGCGCACGCCGCGTCAACGAGGTGGTGGCCGACCTGTGTGCATGGGAACAGCACGAGAAGAAGCCGGTGCTGCATCTCCACGCTACCGGCCAGTACGGTGTGCAGCTGTTCAAGGATCTGGAAAAGGAAAAGAACTTCGCGGAGGGCGACGGCCTTGTGGTGAAGGAATACATCAACAATATGCCGGAACTGCTGGCTGCGGCAGACCTTGTCATCAGCCGCGCCGGTGCGCTGACGCTGGCCGAGTTGGAAGCTGTTGGCCGTGCAGCCGTGCTCATCCCCAGCCCCAATGTGGCTGAGAACCACCAGTACTTCAATGCCATGGAACTGCAGAAGGCCGATGCCGCTGTGGTGATCGAGGAAAAAGACCTGACCGGCGAAAAGCTGGTGAGCACGGTGTCCGACATGCTGGCACAGCCCGGCAAGCTGGCTGAGATGGGCAAAAATGCCCGCAGCCTGTCGGTGGATGACAGCCTTGACCGTATTGCAGACGCTCTGATGAAACTGGTGCAGAAGTAA
- the murF gene encoding UDP-N-acetylmuramoyl-tripeptide--D-alanyl-D-alanine ligase, translating into MEKISASKLLAGLVPADFIREEVQVELVTTDSREVRPGCIFVAFPGEKFDGHDFAAKALENGAVYVVVNHPVEGVPAEKAILCPDSYHAMMVMGANYRSQYHPKMVGVTGSVGKTTTKQMTYAALAGFGETIKTEGNQNNELGMPRTLMRLESSTEYAVIEMGMSHAGEIDRLARAARPDVGIITCIGVSHIGNLGSQENICKAKLEICNGLPEGAPLVLNYDDKFLRAAKLPAHVKPVWFSLADENADVCALSIRQEEDGMSFVLEDQEEGTFVVKIPAMGKHNVANALAAYCAATRLGCDPRGVIKGLSNFEQTGRRQKVVHSKGVTVIEDCYNANPDSMKAALAMFKEFPCKRRFALLGDMLELGELSREAHEELGRLAAESDLYCLVTYGENAKRTAVVAAAKGVKTLHANNYREAADALLNRIEPGDALLVKASRGMALEKVLEIFYAEQKDAEE; encoded by the coding sequence ATGGAAAAAATTTCTGCAAGCAAGCTTCTGGCAGGGCTGGTGCCCGCAGACTTCATCCGGGAAGAGGTGCAGGTGGAACTGGTGACCACCGACAGCCGCGAGGTGCGGCCCGGCTGCATTTTTGTAGCGTTCCCGGGTGAAAAATTTGACGGCCACGATTTTGCGGCCAAAGCACTGGAGAACGGTGCTGTTTATGTGGTGGTGAACCACCCGGTGGAGGGCGTGCCTGCGGAAAAGGCCATCCTCTGCCCGGACAGCTACCACGCCATGATGGTGATGGGCGCGAACTACCGCAGCCAGTATCACCCCAAGATGGTGGGTGTGACCGGCAGCGTGGGCAAGACCACCACCAAGCAGATGACCTACGCCGCCCTTGCAGGCTTTGGCGAGACCATCAAGACCGAGGGCAACCAGAACAATGAACTGGGCATGCCCCGCACCTTGATGCGGCTGGAAAGCAGCACTGAGTATGCCGTGATCGAGATGGGCATGAGCCATGCGGGCGAGATCGATCGTCTGGCCCGGGCCGCACGCCCGGATGTGGGCATCATTACCTGCATCGGTGTGTCCCACATCGGCAATCTGGGTAGTCAGGAGAACATCTGCAAGGCAAAGCTGGAGATCTGCAACGGCCTGCCGGAGGGTGCACCGCTGGTGCTGAACTATGATGATAAGTTCCTGCGCGCCGCAAAGCTGCCCGCCCACGTGAAGCCGGTATGGTTCAGTCTGGCAGATGAGAACGCTGATGTGTGTGCACTGTCCATCCGGCAGGAAGAGGACGGCATGAGCTTTGTGCTGGAAGATCAGGAAGAGGGCACCTTTGTGGTCAAGATCCCGGCCATGGGCAAGCACAATGTGGCAAACGCTCTGGCTGCCTACTGCGCCGCCACCCGCTTGGGCTGCGACCCGCGCGGTGTCATCAAGGGGCTTTCCAATTTTGAGCAGACCGGCCGCCGCCAGAAGGTGGTGCACAGCAAGGGCGTTACCGTCATTGAGGATTGCTACAATGCAAACCCCGACAGCATGAAGGCCGCGCTTGCCATGTTCAAGGAATTCCCCTGCAAGCGCCGCTTTGCCCTGCTGGGCGATATGCTGGAGCTGGGCGAGCTGTCCCGCGAAGCCCACGAGGAGCTGGGCCGTCTGGCTGCGGAGAGTGATCTGTACTGCCTTGTGACCTACGGCGAAAACGCAAAGCGCACGGCTGTGGTGGCTGCGGCCAAGGGGGTCAAGACCCTCCATGCCAACAACTACCGCGAGGCAGCGGATGCTCTGCTGAACCGGATAGAGCCGGGCGATGCCCTGCTGGTGAAGGCAAGCCGCGGCATGGCGCTGGAAAAAGTGCTGGAAATTTTCTACGCAGAGCAGAAAGATGCCGAAGAATAA
- a CDS encoding glycosyl transferase family 4, translating into MIRFALVVASVLGFVLTAALGNMMVPLLRELQRAARGTQPDSDAPDSPVPTMGGLCLMVGTLAAVGVGWLAACAAQPSLLGSDRQMTSRLLIALLGSLAFGAVGLADDLARIRSRYPDGLGLGLRRTQRLALECIAAVLVLGLLALNGCLPTGLILPGAGYVECALAPLLWAVLLVAMAEAARVADGADGTVCGAAFAAMLGLMMLETQLGWFPLAVFPAALAGALMAFLLWDFPPAKLHPGRCGCLYAAGAIGCIPLCIGYAELSIPLALPFWVEGGMVVLQVLFCRWKGRPLFAAAPLHRWLEKRGMSAVNIFYSLCALSVCGLALAVCLARWA; encoded by the coding sequence ATGATTCGTTTCGCCTTGGTCGTCGCGTCGGTGCTGGGTTTTGTGCTGACTGCGGCGCTCGGCAATATGATGGTGCCGCTGCTGCGGGAGCTGCAGCGTGCGGCACGCGGTACACAGCCGGACAGCGATGCCCCGGACAGCCCGGTGCCTACCATGGGCGGGCTGTGCCTGATGGTGGGCACCCTTGCCGCTGTGGGCGTGGGCTGGCTGGCCGCATGTGCTGCACAGCCTTCCCTGCTTGGCAGCGACCGGCAGATGACCTCCCGCCTGCTCATTGCACTGCTGGGGTCGCTGGCCTTTGGCGCAGTGGGGCTGGCCGATGATCTGGCCCGCATCCGCAGCCGCTACCCGGACGGTTTGGGCCTTGGCCTGCGCCGCACACAGCGCCTTGCACTGGAATGCATCGCTGCAGTGCTGGTGCTGGGCCTGCTGGCACTGAACGGGTGCTTGCCCACAGGGCTGATCCTGCCGGGAGCAGGCTATGTGGAATGTGCGCTGGCACCGCTGCTGTGGGCTGTGCTGCTGGTGGCGATGGCCGAGGCGGCCCGCGTGGCCGACGGTGCCGACGGCACGGTGTGCGGCGCGGCCTTTGCGGCCATGCTGGGCCTGATGATGCTGGAAACGCAGCTGGGCTGGTTCCCGCTGGCAGTATTCCCGGCGGCACTGGCCGGTGCACTGATGGCCTTTCTGCTGTGGGATTTTCCACCGGCAAAGCTGCACCCCGGCCGGTGCGGCTGCTTGTATGCAGCGGGAGCCATTGGCTGCATTCCGCTGTGCATTGGCTACGCAGAGCTGAGCATCCCGCTGGCACTGCCCTTCTGGGTGGAGGGCGGCATGGTGGTGCTGCAGGTCCTGTTCTGCCGCTGGAAGGGCAGGCCGCTGTTTGCGGCGGCACCGCTGCACCGCTGGCTGGAAAAGCGCGGCATGAGTGCAGTGAATATTTTTTACAGCCTGTGCGCACTGAGCGTGTGCGGGCTGGCGCTGGCCGTGTGTCTGGCACGCTGGGCCTGA